From Thermoleophilaceae bacterium, the proteins below share one genomic window:
- a CDS encoding SRPBCC family protein codes for MTAIIETIEVDRAPEDVFSYVTDPSRFGEWQQGVVDGHMEGNGQTAVGTRCVTTRRIGLAERSVTAEVTKFEPPRTWAVHGIEGPIRATVNVGVEPLDQRARSRVTIDIDFEGHGIGKLLVPLVVRRGAQKEMPENLRRLKQRLESDA; via the coding sequence ATGACAGCGATCATCGAGACAATCGAGGTCGACCGCGCGCCGGAGGATGTCTTCTCCTATGTCACCGATCCTTCGCGCTTCGGCGAGTGGCAACAGGGCGTCGTCGACGGGCACATGGAAGGAAACGGCCAGACCGCCGTCGGCACGAGGTGCGTCACCACTCGCAGGATTGGGCTGGCCGAAAGATCGGTGACCGCGGAGGTGACCAAGTTCGAGCCGCCACGCACCTGGGCCGTGCATGGGATCGAGGGACCGATCAGAGCGACCGTCAACGTCGGTGTCGAGCCGCTCGACCAGCGGGCGCGATCGCGCGTCACGATCGATATCGACTTCGAGGGGCACGGGATCGGCAAGCTGCTCGTCCCGCTCGTCGTGCGCAGAGGGGCGCAGAAGGAGATGCCGGAGAACTTGAGGCGCCTGAAGCAGCGCCTTGAGAGCGATGCTTAG
- a CDS encoding response regulator transcription factor, which yields MIRVLLADDQALIRAGFRLLLDGEHDIEVVGEAVDGEEALELTRELKPHVVLMDIRMPTVDGIEATRRIAAADELEQVRVLILTTFESDEYVFEALRAGASGFLLKDTEPDELVRAVRLIAGGEALLAPSVTRRLIADYTTRPQPARSLPPTLADLTAREREVLTLVAEGLTNDEIAQRLVVSPATAKTHVSRTMQKLGARDRAQLVVIAYRSGLVRVEPG from the coding sequence ATGATCCGTGTACTGCTCGCGGACGACCAGGCGCTGATCCGCGCAGGCTTCCGGCTGCTGCTCGACGGTGAGCACGACATCGAGGTGGTTGGTGAGGCCGTGGACGGTGAAGAGGCCCTCGAGCTGACCCGCGAGCTCAAACCCCACGTCGTCCTGATGGACATTCGCATGCCCACCGTCGATGGCATCGAAGCCACGCGCCGTATCGCCGCCGCGGACGAGCTCGAGCAGGTTCGGGTCCTCATCCTCACGACCTTCGAGAGCGACGAGTACGTGTTCGAGGCGCTGCGCGCCGGCGCGAGCGGGTTCCTGCTGAAGGACACCGAGCCCGATGAGCTGGTCCGAGCGGTCCGGCTGATCGCCGGCGGGGAGGCGCTCCTCGCTCCAAGCGTCACCCGGCGCCTCATCGCCGACTACACCACGCGCCCGCAGCCGGCGCGCTCTCTGCCGCCGACGCTGGCGGACCTGACCGCGCGCGAGCGCGAGGTGCTGACGCTGGTCGCGGAAGGCCTGACAAACGATGAGATCGCGCAGCGGCTGGTGGTCAGCCCCGCCACGGCGAAGACTCACGTGAGCCGCACGATGCAGAAGCTCGGCGCGCGCGACCGCGCGCAGCTCGTGGTGATCGCATACCGCTCCGGGCTCGTCCGCGTCGAGCCGGGCTGA
- a CDS encoding MFS transporter, with amino-acid sequence MHTADVRLGLRENAAQFSLLVAVNAFVGAMVGLERSTLPLIGRDNFGITSSAAVLSFIVAFGLAKAFTNLGAGVLAERVGRKRLLVIGWGVALPVPLLIQVAPSWAWIVTANLLLGINQGLAWSMTVVMKIDLVGPKRRGLALGLNEAAGYGGVALAAALSGLLASQFAARDVLVVAGAAIAVVAFLLSAGFVRDTAAHMALEQAQAEPGADAAAPRLGQAFRDASYRQPALRSCSQAGLVNNLNDALAWGLVPLFLAAHGAGVGEVGVVAGIYPAVWGAGQIWTGHWSDSVGRKPLIVAGMLLQSGALLILALSGGRVAIAGLSAVLLGAGTALVYPTLIAAISDAVLPIARAPTVGVYRFWRDTGYVAGGVIAGVVADALGYGGAIAVVAALTAASGVWVLFDMPSRGARASSAAPWPIVKRAP; translated from the coding sequence ATGCATACCGCCGACGTTCGTCTGGGCCTCCGCGAGAACGCCGCGCAGTTCTCGCTGCTTGTTGCTGTCAACGCTTTCGTCGGCGCGATGGTCGGGCTCGAGCGCTCCACGCTGCCGCTGATCGGCCGCGACAACTTTGGCATCACCTCGAGCGCGGCGGTGCTGTCGTTCATCGTCGCCTTCGGGCTGGCCAAGGCCTTCACCAACCTCGGGGCGGGCGTGCTGGCGGAGCGCGTGGGCCGCAAGCGCCTGCTCGTGATCGGCTGGGGGGTGGCGCTTCCGGTACCGCTGCTGATCCAGGTCGCTCCGAGCTGGGCGTGGATCGTCACCGCCAACCTGCTGCTCGGCATCAACCAGGGGCTCGCCTGGTCCATGACCGTGGTGATGAAGATCGACCTCGTTGGACCGAAGCGCCGCGGACTCGCCCTCGGGCTCAACGAGGCCGCCGGCTACGGGGGTGTAGCGCTAGCCGCCGCGCTGAGCGGGCTGCTCGCCTCCCAGTTCGCGGCGCGCGACGTGCTGGTGGTCGCCGGTGCGGCGATCGCGGTCGTCGCGTTCCTGCTGTCGGCGGGTTTCGTGCGTGACACCGCCGCGCACATGGCGCTCGAGCAGGCGCAGGCCGAGCCCGGCGCAGACGCTGCTGCACCCCGGCTCGGGCAGGCGTTCCGCGACGCCAGCTACCGCCAGCCCGCTCTTCGCTCCTGCTCGCAGGCCGGGCTCGTGAACAACCTGAACGACGCACTTGCCTGGGGGCTCGTGCCGCTCTTCCTGGCCGCCCACGGGGCCGGGGTGGGCGAGGTCGGCGTGGTCGCCGGCATCTACCCGGCGGTCTGGGGGGCGGGCCAGATCTGGACCGGCCACTGGTCAGACAGCGTCGGCCGCAAGCCACTGATCGTGGCCGGCATGCTGCTGCAGTCCGGCGCGCTGCTGATCCTCGCCCTCTCGGGCGGACGAGTGGCCATTGCGGGCCTGTCTGCCGTGCTGCTCGGAGCCGGGACCGCGCTCGTCTATCCGACGCTGATAGCTGCGATCTCCGACGCCGTCCTGCCGATCGCGCGCGCCCCCACGGTCGGGGTGTACCGCTTCTGGCGTGACACCGGCTACGTGGCCGGGGGCGTGATCGCAGGCGTGGTCGCGGATGCCCTCGGCTACGGCGGCGCGATCGCTGTGGTCGCGGCCCTCACCGCCGCATCCGGCGTCTGGGTGCTGTTCGACATGCCATCGCGCGGGGCGCGAGCCAGCTCGGCAGCACCCTGGCCGATCGTCAAGCGCGCTCCCTAA
- a CDS encoding SRPBCC family protein: protein MSTEAAGTSLRTSMVVEAPIELAFEVFTEGIDSWFPREYNLLSVDIAERVFEPRAGGQVYDRGTDGSECHWARVLAYEPPTRVVISWDISPHWQIETDHSRTSEVEVRFSPEGEDRTRVDLEHRNIERHGEGWQGLRDALGSDNGWPGCLRAFADRLAA, encoded by the coding sequence ATGAGCACTGAGGCAGCGGGCACGTCGCTACGGACGTCGATGGTCGTGGAAGCGCCGATCGAGTTGGCGTTCGAGGTCTTCACAGAGGGCATAGACAGCTGGTTCCCGCGCGAGTACAACCTGCTCTCTGTCGACATCGCCGAGCGCGTGTTCGAGCCGCGCGCCGGCGGACAGGTCTACGACCGCGGCACCGACGGCAGCGAGTGCCACTGGGCGCGGGTGCTCGCCTATGAGCCGCCGACTCGTGTGGTGATCAGCTGGGACATCAGCCCGCACTGGCAGATCGAGACCGATCACTCGAGGACGAGTGAGGTCGAAGTGCGCTTCAGCCCCGAGGGCGAGGACCGCACGCGGGTTGACCTGGAGCACCGCAACATCGAGCGGCATGGCGAAGGCTGGCAAGGCCTGCGCGACGCGCTCGGTTCCGACAACGGCTGGCCCGGCTGCCTGCGCGCGTTCGCCGACCGGCTGGCGGCCTGA
- a CDS encoding ATP-binding protein — MGGLELDIDAPVERWGDDPKLVALLGEQGAAGFRAVLDGFPELVGVLWAIRDAGGRIVDFSFGYGNPAILRSFRLPAATPDRYTLLEALPQMRDSGAFHAYTRVVDCGEPWVQEITYDTPFGDGYMLGTFTERTMKLGDGLVTFLTDVTEQRRMEADLRSYAEVVAHDLREPITAMSLLVALIERQGDAPPPAELVGQLRASTDRARALVDCVLTYARAGALRSERVDLSRLVTDVKEDLRARVGEAHATIAVGDLPVVQGDSGQLRRVLQNLIVNALKFRSDAPPRVEVSAERGSQEWVIGVRDNGVGVDPAQVGRIFGLFARADTRADGAGIGLAVCRRIVEAHGGRIWVEPGAGGGSVFRFTLPRE, encoded by the coding sequence GTGGGCGGACTCGAACTGGACATCGACGCCCCGGTCGAGCGCTGGGGCGACGATCCGAAGCTCGTGGCCCTCCTGGGCGAGCAGGGCGCGGCGGGTTTCCGGGCGGTGCTCGACGGCTTTCCCGAGCTCGTCGGTGTGCTGTGGGCGATCCGCGACGCCGGAGGTCGCATCGTCGACTTCTCCTTCGGATACGGGAACCCCGCCATCCTGCGCAGCTTCCGCCTGCCCGCCGCCACCCCCGATCGCTACACGCTCCTCGAAGCGCTCCCGCAAATGCGAGACAGCGGGGCATTTCACGCCTACACGCGTGTGGTGGATTGTGGCGAGCCGTGGGTGCAGGAGATCACCTACGACACCCCGTTCGGCGACGGATACATGCTCGGCACGTTCACCGAGCGGACGATGAAGCTCGGCGACGGCCTGGTGACCTTCCTCACCGATGTGACCGAGCAGCGCCGCATGGAGGCGGACCTGCGGAGCTATGCCGAGGTGGTGGCCCATGATCTGCGCGAGCCGATCACCGCGATGTCGCTCCTCGTCGCGCTGATCGAGCGCCAGGGTGACGCGCCGCCGCCCGCGGAGCTGGTGGGACAGCTCCGCGCGAGCACCGATCGCGCGCGTGCGCTCGTGGATTGCGTGCTCACTTACGCGCGCGCGGGAGCGCTGCGCTCAGAGCGAGTGGACCTCTCGAGGCTCGTGACCGATGTGAAGGAGGATCTGCGCGCGCGCGTCGGCGAGGCGCACGCGACCATCGCCGTGGGCGATCTTCCAGTGGTGCAGGGAGATTCGGGTCAGCTCCGCCGCGTGCTGCAGAACCTGATCGTGAACGCGCTGAAGTTCCGGAGCGACGCGCCGCCGCGCGTCGAGGTTTCGGCGGAGCGTGGCAGCCAGGAGTGGGTCATCGGCGTGCGCGACAACGGCGTCGGTGTCGACCCCGCGCAGGTGGGCCGCATCTTCGGTCTCTTCGCACGGGCTGACACGCGGGCCGACGGTGCTGGTATCGGTCTCGCCGTCTGCCGCCGCATCGTGGAAGCGCACGGCGGGCGCATATGGGTCGAGCCGGGTGCGGGCGGCGGCAGCGTCTTTCGCTTCACGCTTCCGCGGGAATGA
- a CDS encoding metalloregulator ArsR/SmtB family transcription factor — MGSQRDKQALFEAIAVMGKAFASPVRLELLDLLAQAPRSVEELARLSDQSTANTSQHLQALHAAGLATRTREGTRVRYELAGEDALRLWLALRETSARQLAEVDRAARHYLGDEVEAISRDELVKRLASGDIVLIDVRPEDEYSAGHIEGARSVPIAELERRLAELPADREIVAYCRGPFCAYAHEAVRKLRAAGHDARRLEEGWPEWRLLRKRSRRVPA; from the coding sequence ATGGGAAGCCAGCGAGACAAGCAGGCCCTGTTTGAGGCGATCGCGGTGATGGGCAAGGCATTCGCCAGCCCTGTACGGCTTGAGTTGCTGGACCTGCTGGCCCAGGCCCCTCGCTCCGTAGAGGAGCTGGCCCGGTTGAGCGACCAGTCCACTGCCAACACCTCGCAGCACCTCCAGGCGCTGCATGCGGCTGGTCTCGCTACGCGCACGCGCGAAGGCACCCGCGTGCGCTACGAACTCGCCGGTGAGGACGCGCTCAGGCTGTGGCTGGCGCTACGTGAAACTTCGGCCCGCCAGCTCGCCGAAGTCGATCGGGCCGCCCGCCACTACCTGGGCGACGAGGTCGAGGCGATCAGCCGGGACGAGCTCGTCAAGCGGCTGGCGAGCGGCGACATCGTGCTGATCGACGTGCGGCCCGAGGACGAGTACTCGGCGGGTCACATCGAGGGTGCGCGCTCAGTTCCCATCGCCGAGCTCGAGCGGCGCCTAGCCGAGCTGCCGGCCGATCGCGAGATCGTGGCCTACTGTCGCGGCCCATTCTGTGCCTATGCCCATGAGGCTGTGCGAAAGCTCCGCGCCGCCGGTCACGACGCGCGGCGCCTTGAAGAGGGCTGGCCCGAGTGGCGCCTGTTACGGAAGCGTTCAAGGCGGGTGCCGGCCTGA
- a CDS encoding metalloregulator ArsR/SmtB family transcription factor: MQTYQRDGWTALGDPTRRAIFEQLAERPRAVVELAGVLPVSRPAVSQHLKVLKNARLVIDRREGARRIYQLDPAGIEALRAELDQFWSKALLAYKEAVEQRAREKS; this comes from the coding sequence GTGCAGACTTACCAAAGGGACGGGTGGACCGCGCTGGGTGACCCAACCAGGCGAGCGATCTTCGAGCAGCTCGCCGAACGGCCCCGGGCTGTGGTTGAGCTTGCCGGCGTGCTGCCGGTCAGCCGTCCCGCGGTGTCCCAGCACCTCAAGGTGCTGAAGAACGCTCGCCTCGTCATCGATCGGCGGGAGGGGGCGCGCCGCATCTATCAGCTCGACCCAGCCGGAATCGAGGCGCTGCGCGCCGAGCTCGACCAGTTTTGGAGCAAGGCGCTTCTGGCCTACAAGGAGGCCGTTGAACAACGAGCAAGGGAGAAGTCATGA
- a CDS encoding MBL fold metallo-hydrolase yields MYFRQLLNDETACASYLLGCKTHGQFAVVEPHVDLVDHYIALAEQQGAPIVAVFDTHVQGDHVSGLPQLIGRTGATAYLPEGAGVDFPHHALADGEVVTLGNTEIQAIATPGHALAHHAYLVTDHTRAHEPWFVLSGDALLVGDAGRPDLHAHGEQTPEELARTLYRSIKQRLLTLPDQLLLYPSHYSGSVCGRGLSANPISTIGFERLHNRAVQFDSEDAFVEALLEDIPPAPEQQAAIVAANRAGEAGSQAWIPSRSA; encoded by the coding sequence ATGTACTTCCGACAGCTTCTGAACGACGAGACGGCCTGCGCCTCGTACCTGCTCGGTTGCAAGACCCACGGCCAGTTCGCGGTCGTCGAGCCGCATGTCGACCTGGTCGACCACTACATCGCGCTCGCCGAGCAGCAGGGTGCGCCGATCGTCGCGGTCTTCGACACGCACGTGCAGGGGGACCACGTATCCGGTCTGCCGCAACTCATCGGGCGCACCGGTGCGACGGCGTACCTTCCAGAGGGAGCGGGGGTGGACTTCCCACACCACGCGCTCGCCGACGGGGAGGTGGTAACGCTCGGCAACACCGAGATCCAGGCAATCGCCACGCCCGGCCACGCGCTCGCGCACCACGCCTACCTCGTCACCGACCACACTCGGGCGCACGAGCCGTGGTTCGTCCTCAGCGGCGACGCGCTACTTGTTGGCGACGCTGGGCGCCCTGACCTGCATGCGCACGGCGAGCAGACGCCCGAGGAGCTGGCACGCACGCTCTATCGCTCGATCAAGCAGCGGCTGCTCACGCTGCCTGATCAGCTTCTCCTCTATCCGTCGCACTACTCGGGCTCTGTCTGTGGTCGCGGCCTGTCAGCCAACCCGATATCCACGATCGGCTTTGAGCGTCTCCACAACCGCGCCGTGCAGTTCGACTCGGAGGACGCCTTCGTCGAGGCGCTGCTCGAGGACATCCCCCCGGCGCCCGAGCAGCAGGCCGCGATCGTCGCCGCCAACCGGGCCGGGGAGGCAGGGAGCCAGGCATGGATCCCGTCGCGAAGCGCGTAG
- a CDS encoding AarF/UbiB family protein: protein MGTQDEDPVREAGRLPKGRLARTARVGGLVTGQGLRWAGMRTANRVRTPERAATARRERTSALVEQLVDQLGQMRGAAMKVGQMISMVEFDGLPEDERDELQRRLAALRDDVPPVRFGELEKLMRREFGGPLERVFRDFDEHAFAAASIGQVHRATTIDGDDVAVKIQYPGVAEAVDTDLRNAMMLLPLVKRLAPGLDAKALAAEMRERISEELDYELEAQNQRRIGRLLRGHPFVRVPQVDTSLSTRRVLVSEYVEGERFEAVRRADEAERDRYGEIVFRLYFGLLYRDRIALGDPHPGNYLLCPDGRVCFLDFGLLRSVDAARVAAERGIALAVRDGDADGLKAALRAGGYLPASRADAVDADFALSLMRMAIKWYAVPGERRFSPADRRGRDRDRPDPEERAAMRMQVNQFTLPAEAVLIRRMHGIVAVVLGQLRAGADWGAIAAEYLHGEPPSTPLGQAEAELLARRAR, encoded by the coding sequence ATGGGCACGCAGGACGAAGATCCGGTTCGCGAGGCGGGGAGGCTTCCCAAAGGCCGGCTCGCCCGGACGGCGCGGGTCGGCGGCCTCGTGACCGGGCAGGGCCTGCGCTGGGCCGGGATGCGAACCGCCAACCGGGTCCGGACGCCTGAGCGCGCGGCGACGGCTCGGAGGGAGCGCACATCGGCGCTCGTCGAGCAGCTCGTCGATCAGCTCGGGCAGATGCGTGGCGCGGCCATGAAGGTCGGTCAGATGATCTCGATGGTCGAGTTCGACGGCCTTCCCGAGGATGAGCGGGACGAGTTGCAACGGAGGCTCGCGGCGCTCCGCGATGACGTCCCGCCCGTTCGATTCGGGGAGCTCGAGAAGCTGATGCGCCGGGAGTTCGGCGGTCCGCTCGAGCGGGTGTTCCGCGACTTTGACGAGCACGCGTTCGCGGCGGCGTCGATTGGTCAGGTCCACCGCGCCACCACGATCGACGGCGACGACGTGGCCGTGAAGATCCAGTATCCCGGAGTGGCGGAGGCGGTCGACACCGATCTGCGCAACGCGATGATGCTGCTGCCTCTTGTGAAGCGGCTTGCCCCGGGCCTGGACGCGAAGGCGCTCGCCGCGGAGATGCGCGAGCGAATCAGCGAGGAGCTCGACTACGAGCTCGAGGCCCAGAACCAGCGCCGCATCGGAAGGCTGCTGCGGGGACATCCGTTCGTGCGTGTGCCGCAAGTCGACACGAGCCTTTCGACCCGGCGGGTGCTCGTGTCCGAGTACGTCGAAGGGGAGCGCTTCGAAGCGGTCCGGCGAGCCGACGAGGCGGAGCGCGACCGCTACGGAGAGATCGTCTTCCGGCTCTACTTCGGGCTGCTTTACCGCGACCGCATCGCGCTCGGGGACCCGCACCCCGGCAACTACCTGCTGTGTCCCGATGGTCGGGTGTGCTTCCTCGACTTCGGCTTGCTGCGCAGCGTCGACGCCGCGCGCGTTGCGGCCGAGCGGGGAATCGCTCTCGCCGTTAGAGATGGCGACGCCGACGGCCTCAAGGCTGCGTTACGCGCCGGCGGCTATCTGCCGGCCAGCCGCGCGGATGCCGTGGACGCCGACTTCGCCCTGAGCCTCATGCGAATGGCGATCAAGTGGTACGCGGTCCCGGGAGAGCGCCGCTTCTCACCCGCCGACCGGCGGGGCCGCGATCGGGACCGGCCGGACCCGGAGGAGCGGGCCGCGATGAGGATGCAGGTGAACCAGTTCACCCTGCCGGCGGAGGCGGTGCTGATCCGGCGGATGCACGGCATCGTGGCCGTGGTCCTGGGACAGCTGCGTGCCGGCGCGGACTGGGGCGCGATCGCCGCCGAGTACCTGCACGGCGAGCCGCCATCCACGCCCCTCGGGCAGGCCGAGGCCGAGTTACTCGCCCGCCGCGCTCGGTAG
- a CDS encoding Na-translocating system protein MpsC family protein — protein sequence MAEAEPKDAVGRSAGLVEITNAIVALHKEFYGRGPIKARSTLDRDLLVVVLEGGFTQAERTLSESGRSSAVDQARHNMQDVIKDHWIAAVERLLGRQVRCFLSASDPTQEVQVETFLLEPTASSGS from the coding sequence ATGGCGGAAGCGGAGCCGAAGGATGCAGTCGGCCGAAGCGCCGGGCTGGTCGAGATCACCAACGCGATCGTGGCGCTGCACAAAGAGTTCTATGGCCGTGGACCGATCAAGGCCCGCAGCACGCTCGATCGCGACCTGCTGGTGGTGGTGCTCGAGGGTGGCTTTACCCAGGCCGAGCGAACGCTGTCGGAGTCGGGCCGATCGTCGGCGGTCGACCAGGCTCGCCACAACATGCAGGACGTGATCAAAGATCACTGGATCGCCGCCGTCGAACGGCTGTTGGGGCGCCAGGTGCGCTGCTTCTTGAGCGCCAGCGACCCGACCCAGGAGGTCCAGGTGGAAACGTTCCTGCTCGAGCCGACAGCCAGCTCGGGGTCCTAA
- a CDS encoding DUF1232 domain-containing protein — protein MVHWLILIAVAAVVLYAAGVFALVVLGRRSDARALGGFIPDCVVLFKRLAADPRVDRRRKGLLLGMIAYLALPFDLVPDFIPIAGQLDDAILVALVLRSVLRGPGPSVVREHWPGPEQSLRLILRLAYGAASADSA, from the coding sequence GTGGTCCATTGGCTGATCCTCATAGCCGTCGCGGCGGTGGTGCTCTACGCGGCCGGCGTGTTCGCGCTCGTCGTACTGGGCCGCCGCAGCGACGCCCGCGCGCTGGGCGGGTTCATCCCCGACTGCGTCGTCCTCTTCAAGCGGCTCGCCGCCGACCCGCGCGTGGACCGCCGGCGCAAGGGGCTCCTGCTGGGGATGATCGCCTACCTCGCGCTGCCGTTCGACCTGGTGCCCGACTTCATTCCGATTGCGGGCCAGCTCGACGACGCGATCCTCGTGGCCCTCGTCCTGCGAAGCGTCCTTCGCGGCCCAGGTCCCAGCGTCGTGCGGGAGCACTGGCCCGGTCCAGAGCAATCCCTGCGCTTGATCCTGCGGCTCGCTTACGGGGCGGCGAGCGCCGACTCGGCCTAG
- a CDS encoding FkbM family methyltransferase has protein sequence MLATDRGLAREEWFEMETGLAEYLAHGHVAAVMDMYGVNCVLDVGANRGQFGMRLRDAGYRGHIASFEPVPETFRQLRRTAERDPEWTVYPWALGREEGEVPMNVVVDTLSSMLPATSFGARRHPRLRNPTTVDVPVRRLDSILDEVLAEVSDPRPYLKLDTQGYDLEVFAGLGERVADFVGLQSEVALLQLYEGMPRMPEALAAYEAAGFEITGLYPVSRDVRTARVLEFDCVMLRSEARQRR, from the coding sequence GTGCTGGCCACCGACCGCGGGCTCGCCCGCGAGGAATGGTTCGAAATGGAGACCGGGCTCGCCGAGTACCTCGCACACGGACATGTGGCGGCGGTCATGGACATGTACGGGGTCAACTGCGTCCTGGACGTCGGCGCCAACCGCGGCCAGTTCGGGATGCGTCTCCGCGATGCCGGCTACCGCGGCCACATCGCCTCGTTCGAGCCCGTGCCCGAGACATTCAGGCAGCTGCGCCGCACCGCCGAGCGGGATCCGGAATGGACGGTCTATCCCTGGGCACTCGGGCGGGAGGAGGGTGAAGTGCCTATGAACGTCGTGGTCGACACGCTCAGCTCGATGCTGCCCGCCACGAGCTTCGGGGCCCGCCGCCACCCGCGTCTGCGGAATCCCACGACAGTCGACGTTCCGGTCCGGCGATTGGACTCGATCCTCGATGAGGTCCTCGCAGAGGTGTCCGATCCGCGGCCCTATCTCAAGCTCGACACGCAGGGCTACGACCTCGAGGTGTTCGCCGGACTGGGCGAGCGCGTGGCGGACTTCGTCGGACTGCAGTCGGAGGTCGCTCTGCTGCAGCTCTACGAGGGCATGCCGCGGATGCCCGAGGCGCTCGCCGCCTACGAGGCGGCAGGCTTCGAGATCACCGGCCTCTATCCGGTGAGCCGCGATGTACGGACGGCGCGCGTGCTCGAGTTCGATTGCGTGATGCTGCGGAGCGAGGCTAGGCAGCGACGCTGA
- a CDS encoding SRPBCC family protein has protein sequence MAPVTEAFKAGAGLMSCYRQQAQLDVPRTTVWQLVGNVERHPEWWPRVVDVACDGLEAGCSYRQVLKSPMGVIETDVSVERLEDCHELLLRCLDTGTYTHWLITDAQGGTFIDAEFGVDPKTARVRVFDLVAGKRYFRHWLEQSIEGLRRAARDEVTV, from the coding sequence GTGGCGCCTGTTACGGAAGCGTTCAAGGCGGGTGCCGGCCTGATGTCCTGCTACCGGCAGCAAGCTCAGCTAGATGTGCCGCGCACGACGGTCTGGCAGTTGGTCGGCAATGTCGAGCGCCACCCCGAGTGGTGGCCGCGGGTGGTTGACGTGGCCTGCGACGGTCTCGAGGCCGGCTGCAGCTACCGGCAGGTACTCAAGTCGCCGATGGGTGTGATCGAAACCGATGTGTCGGTCGAGCGGCTTGAGGACTGCCATGAACTCTTGCTGCGCTGCCTCGACACCGGCACCTACACCCACTGGCTGATCACGGACGCACAGGGCGGCACCTTCATCGATGCCGAGTTCGGCGTCGATCCGAAGACGGCTCGCGTGCGCGTTTTCGACCTGGTAGCCGGCAAACGCTATTTCCGCCACTGGCTCGAGCAGTCAATCGAGGGACTGCGCCGCGCCGCGCGCGACGAGGTGACCGTATGA
- a CDS encoding cold-shock protein, which produces MPTGTVKWFSDEKGFGFVTPDEAGKDLFVHHSGIVGDGYRSLAEGAKISYDAEAGDKGPKAVNVQLL; this is translated from the coding sequence ATGCCAACAGGAACCGTCAAATGGTTCAGCGACGAGAAGGGCTTCGGCTTCGTCACGCCGGATGAGGCGGGCAAGGACCTGTTCGTCCATCACTCCGGCATCGTGGGCGATGGCTACAGGTCGCTCGCCGAGGGCGCCAAGATCTCCTATGACGCCGAGGCCGGCGACAAGGGACCGAAGGCCGTCAACGTCCAACTGCTGTAG
- a CDS encoding alpha/beta hydrolase: MNLERFNSLRKTVSTRSGEVAYVDIGSGPTALFIHGVGTSSYLWHNVIDELQHERRCVALDLPLHGRTPAAAGQDFSLGWFARVVADFCDALELDEIDLVANDTGGAVAQIFATKHPERLATLTLTNCETHDNVPPKALKPAVILARARLLAPTLRWLTRRPPMARRTAFAQAYEKPKRLSDDTIREFQEPLLGTPERARQFQRLIASLHARDLLAVEPALRTLDVPTLVVWGTGDIFFKLEWAHWLRATIPGATEVVEIAGGRLFFPDERADEFVPHLRRHWSGQRPISVAA, from the coding sequence ATGAACCTCGAACGCTTCAACTCCCTTCGCAAGACCGTGAGCACCCGCTCCGGCGAGGTGGCCTACGTCGACATTGGCAGCGGGCCTACCGCGCTCTTCATTCACGGCGTCGGCACGAGCTCGTACCTGTGGCACAACGTGATAGACGAGCTTCAGCACGAGCGCCGTTGCGTGGCGCTCGACCTGCCCCTGCACGGACGCACACCCGCGGCGGCGGGCCAGGACTTTTCGCTCGGGTGGTTCGCCCGCGTGGTGGCTGACTTCTGCGACGCGCTCGAGCTCGACGAGATTGATTTGGTGGCGAACGACACCGGCGGCGCCGTCGCGCAGATCTTCGCCACCAAGCATCCGGAGCGCCTCGCCACGCTGACCCTGACCAACTGCGAAACGCACGACAACGTTCCGCCTAAGGCACTCAAGCCGGCGGTGATCCTAGCCCGCGCTCGGCTACTTGCTCCCACCCTGCGCTGGCTCACGAGGAGGCCGCCGATGGCCCGCCGGACGGCCTTCGCTCAGGCCTACGAAAAACCCAAGCGATTGAGCGACGACACGATTCGCGAGTTCCAGGAGCCGCTGCTCGGCACGCCCGAAAGGGCGCGGCAGTTTCAGCGCCTGATCGCCTCGCTGCATGCGCGTGACCTGCTCGCGGTCGAGCCCGCCCTCAGGACGCTCGACGTGCCCACGCTCGTGGTGTGGGGCACCGGCGACATCTTCTTCAAGCTCGAATGGGCCCACTGGCTTCGAGCCACCATTCCGGGCGCCACCGAGGTCGTCGAGATCGCCGGTGGTCGCCTGTTCTTCCCGGATGAGCGCGCCGACGAGTTCGTGCCGCACCTTCGGCGGCATTGGAGTGGTCAGCGTCCGATCAGCGTCGCTGCCTAG